The following coding sequences are from one Aethina tumida isolate Nest 87 chromosome 2, icAetTumi1.1, whole genome shotgun sequence window:
- the LOC109603782 gene encoding mismatch repair endonuclease PMS2 isoform X1 encodes MDKTENEPEATKAEAKLIQPINRESVHKICSGQVVLSLAIAMKELVENAIDATATRIEVKLKNYGADLIEVADNGTGIEKENFQTLTMKHYTSKIRQFSDLESLSTLGFRGEALSSLCALSNLTIITKHSGASLATKIDYDRNGKIVNESPIARGQGTTVILENLFATLPVRRKEFLKNLKKEFNKMCNLLYSYCLVSKGIRFSCVNITDVGSKVQVVETEGHKTVKENIISVFGTKQISSIIEIPLKFPDDEIIQEYGLKLTVGDELPFDFECLVSSVIHSSGRSTTDRQYYYINSRPCEPTKLIKLINQTYRQFNGSQYPFVYLNVTTKGTLVDVNVTPDKRQVFLEQEKLLLAIVKSSLLDAFKLFPSSYKVQNLDVSKKIFVIDKKKDKGLKRRLTDSILKQGSILETFKKRSRTDPGPSQSFENESLQLSEESDEELERTRDLDHFLELAREYETKPNIENCDIKSEKERSMSDDEPDIFEVSLDVPVKTTRKIVNVDFSLDDIKKRIREIESKQSYEEDIKIKFRSEVKPEENHKAEEELTKHINKTDFKRMDIIGQFNKGFIITKLENDLFIVDQHATDEKYNFEQLQLTTILDHQKLVNPKPLGLTAGNEAILIENEGIFKKNGFKFIINHDAPTGKKVSLSAIPISKSYLFGRDDIDEMLFMLQDSNDTLIRPSRVRQMFASRACRKSVMIGKSLTTSDMRKLIDHMGEIDQPWVKNCLFFDIIISLYNVLELPSWKTNNETPDQFKSYTNLITKCGFNFIINN; translated from the exons ATGGATAAAACCGAAAACGAACCTGAAGCAACAAAAGCAGAAGCCAAACTAATACAACCAATAAATCGTGAAAGCGTTCATAAAATATGCTCGGGACaa GTTGTTTTAAGTTTAGCAATAGCAATGAAGGAACTTGTAGAAAACGCAATAGACGCAACAGCAACAAGAATTgaagtcaaattaaaaaattatggagCTGATTTAATTGAAGTGGCAGATAATGGTACCGGAATTGAGAAGGAAAACTTTCAAACTTTAa CTATGAAGCATTACACGTCGAAAATTCGTCAATTTAGCGATTTAGAAAGTTTGTCAACCTTAGGATTCAGAGGTGAAGCCCTGAGTTCTTTGTGTGCTCTTTCAAATTTAACCATAATAACAAAACATTCTGGCGCTAGTTTGGCGACCAAAATTGATTATGACAGAAATGGGAAAATTGTGAATGAATCTCCAATAGCAAGAGGTCAAGGCACAACTGTAATTCTAGAAAATCTGTTTGCAACTCTTCCAGTCAGAAGAAAAGAGTTTCTTAAGAACTTGAAAAAGGAgttcaataaaatgtgtaatttgcTTTACTCCTACTGTTTGGTTTCTAAGGGAATAAG attttcttgTGTGAATATAACAGATGTTGGCTCAAAAGTTCAGGTCGTTGAAACGGAAGGACATAAAACCGTAAAGGAAAACATAATTAGCGTTTTCGGCACCAAACAAATTTCATCAATAATCGAAATACCTTTAAAATTTCCAGACGACGAAATAATACAGGAATACGGCTTGAAATTAACTGTGGGCGATGAATTACCATTTGATTTTGAATGTCTGGTTTCCAGTGTAATACATTCAAGCGGGAGAAGTACAACCGATCGacagtattattatataaattcaag ACCATGTGAGCCAACAaaactcattaaattaataaatcaaacttATAGACAGTTTAATGGCAGTCAATATccctttgtttatttaaatgttactaCAAAAGGCACACTTGTTGATGTGAATGTTACACCAGACAAAAGACAAGTATTTTTGgaacaagaaaaattattacttgcGATCGTTAAATCGTCACTGTTGGATGCATTTAAGCTGTTTCCTTCCAGCTATAAAGTACAAAATTTGGAtgtttcaaagaaaatttttgttattgacaAGAAGAAGGATAAAGGCTTGAAAAGACGTTTAACAGATTCGATTTTAAAACAAGGAAGTATACtggaaacatttaaaaaacgttCCAGAACTGATCCTGGTCCCAGCCAATCATTCGAAAACGAATCTTTACAACTAAGCGAAGAAAGCGATGAAGAATTAGAACGGACAAGAGATTTGGATCATTTTCTTGAACTGGCTAGAGAATATGAAACAaaaccaaatatagaaaattgtgatataaaatctgaaaaagaAAGAAGTATGTCTGATGATGAACCAGACATTTTTGAGGTAAGCCTAGATGTCCCTGTTAAGACGACTAGGAAGATTGTAAATGTTGACTTTTCTCTggatgatattaaaaaaaggataCGAGAAATAGAGTCTAAACAATCATATGAAgaagacataaaaattaaatttagaagtgaGGTAAAGCCGGAAGAAAACCATAAAGCGGAAGAAGaattaacaaaacatataaataaaacggaTTTTAAAAGAATGGATATTATAGGACAGTTCAATAAAggatttataataacaaagttagaaaacgatttatttattgttgatcAACATGCCACAGATGAAAAgtacaattttgaacaacttcAATTGACTACCATATTGGATCATCAAAAATTGGTCaa TCCAAAACCTTTAGGATTAACTGCTGGGAACGAGgcgattttaattgaaaacgaGGGGATATTCAagaaaaatggttttaaatttattattaatcatgacg CACCAACAGGAAAAAAAGTATCTTTATCAGCAATTCCAATTAGTAAATCATATCTATTCGGAAGAGACGATATAGatgaaatgttatttatgctacaa GATTCAAATGATACGTTAATAAGGCCTTCAAGAGTTCGACAAATGTTCGCTTCGAGAGCTTGTCGAAAGTCAGTAATGATCGGAAAATCTTTAACAACATCCGATATGCGAAAACTTATTGATCACATGGGAGAAATTGATCAACCCTgggtaaaaaattgtttattttttgatataataatttcattatataatgttttagAATTGCCCTCATGGAAGACCAACAATGAGACACCTGAtcaatttaaatcttatacaaatttaataacaaaatgtggttttaattttataataaacaattaa
- the LOC109603782 gene encoding mismatch repair endonuclease PMS2 isoform X2, which produces MDKTENEPEATKAEAKLIQPINRESVHKICSGQVVLSLAIAMKELVENAIDATATRIEVKLKNYGADLIEVADNGTGIEKENFQTLTMKHYTSKIRQFSDLESLSTLGFRGEALSSLCALSNLTIITKHSGASLATKIDYDRNGKIVNESPIARGQGTTVILENLFATLPVRRKEFLKNLKKEFNKMCNLLYSYCLVSKGIRFSCVNITDVGSKVQVVETEGHKTVKENIISVFGTKQISSIIEIPLKFPDDEIIQEYGLKLTVGDELPFDFECLVSSVIHSSGRSTTDRQYYYINSRPCEPTKLIKLINQTYRQFNGSQYPFVYLNVTTKGTLVDVNVTPDKRQVFLEQEKLLLAIVKSSLLDAFKLFPSSYKVQNLDVSKKIFVIDKKKDKGLKRRLTDSILKQGSILETFKKRSRTDPGPSQSFENESLQLSEESDEELERTRDLDHFLELAREYETKPNIENCDIKSEKERSMSDDEPDIFEVSLDVPVKTTRKIVNVDFSLDDIKKRIREIESKQSYEEDIKIKFRSEVKPEENHKAEEELTKHINKTDFKRMDIIGQFNKGFIITKLENDLFIVDQHATDEKYNFEQLQLTTILDHQKLVNPKPLGLTAGNEAILIENEGIFKKNGFKFIINHDAPTGKKVSLSAIPISKSYLFGRDDIDEMLFMLQDSNDTLIRPSRVRQMFASRACRKSVMIGKSLTTSDMRKLIDHMGEIDQPWNCPHGRPTMRHLINLNLIQI; this is translated from the exons ATGGATAAAACCGAAAACGAACCTGAAGCAACAAAAGCAGAAGCCAAACTAATACAACCAATAAATCGTGAAAGCGTTCATAAAATATGCTCGGGACaa GTTGTTTTAAGTTTAGCAATAGCAATGAAGGAACTTGTAGAAAACGCAATAGACGCAACAGCAACAAGAATTgaagtcaaattaaaaaattatggagCTGATTTAATTGAAGTGGCAGATAATGGTACCGGAATTGAGAAGGAAAACTTTCAAACTTTAa CTATGAAGCATTACACGTCGAAAATTCGTCAATTTAGCGATTTAGAAAGTTTGTCAACCTTAGGATTCAGAGGTGAAGCCCTGAGTTCTTTGTGTGCTCTTTCAAATTTAACCATAATAACAAAACATTCTGGCGCTAGTTTGGCGACCAAAATTGATTATGACAGAAATGGGAAAATTGTGAATGAATCTCCAATAGCAAGAGGTCAAGGCACAACTGTAATTCTAGAAAATCTGTTTGCAACTCTTCCAGTCAGAAGAAAAGAGTTTCTTAAGAACTTGAAAAAGGAgttcaataaaatgtgtaatttgcTTTACTCCTACTGTTTGGTTTCTAAGGGAATAAG attttcttgTGTGAATATAACAGATGTTGGCTCAAAAGTTCAGGTCGTTGAAACGGAAGGACATAAAACCGTAAAGGAAAACATAATTAGCGTTTTCGGCACCAAACAAATTTCATCAATAATCGAAATACCTTTAAAATTTCCAGACGACGAAATAATACAGGAATACGGCTTGAAATTAACTGTGGGCGATGAATTACCATTTGATTTTGAATGTCTGGTTTCCAGTGTAATACATTCAAGCGGGAGAAGTACAACCGATCGacagtattattatataaattcaag ACCATGTGAGCCAACAaaactcattaaattaataaatcaaacttATAGACAGTTTAATGGCAGTCAATATccctttgtttatttaaatgttactaCAAAAGGCACACTTGTTGATGTGAATGTTACACCAGACAAAAGACAAGTATTTTTGgaacaagaaaaattattacttgcGATCGTTAAATCGTCACTGTTGGATGCATTTAAGCTGTTTCCTTCCAGCTATAAAGTACAAAATTTGGAtgtttcaaagaaaatttttgttattgacaAGAAGAAGGATAAAGGCTTGAAAAGACGTTTAACAGATTCGATTTTAAAACAAGGAAGTATACtggaaacatttaaaaaacgttCCAGAACTGATCCTGGTCCCAGCCAATCATTCGAAAACGAATCTTTACAACTAAGCGAAGAAAGCGATGAAGAATTAGAACGGACAAGAGATTTGGATCATTTTCTTGAACTGGCTAGAGAATATGAAACAaaaccaaatatagaaaattgtgatataaaatctgaaaaagaAAGAAGTATGTCTGATGATGAACCAGACATTTTTGAGGTAAGCCTAGATGTCCCTGTTAAGACGACTAGGAAGATTGTAAATGTTGACTTTTCTCTggatgatattaaaaaaaggataCGAGAAATAGAGTCTAAACAATCATATGAAgaagacataaaaattaaatttagaagtgaGGTAAAGCCGGAAGAAAACCATAAAGCGGAAGAAGaattaacaaaacatataaataaaacggaTTTTAAAAGAATGGATATTATAGGACAGTTCAATAAAggatttataataacaaagttagaaaacgatttatttattgttgatcAACATGCCACAGATGAAAAgtacaattttgaacaacttcAATTGACTACCATATTGGATCATCAAAAATTGGTCaa TCCAAAACCTTTAGGATTAACTGCTGGGAACGAGgcgattttaattgaaaacgaGGGGATATTCAagaaaaatggttttaaatttattattaatcatgacg CACCAACAGGAAAAAAAGTATCTTTATCAGCAATTCCAATTAGTAAATCATATCTATTCGGAAGAGACGATATAGatgaaatgttatttatgctacaa GATTCAAATGATACGTTAATAAGGCCTTCAAGAGTTCGACAAATGTTCGCTTCGAGAGCTTGTCGAAAGTCAGTAATGATCGGAAAATCTTTAACAACATCCGATATGCGAAAACTTATTGATCACATGGGAGAAATTGATCAACCCTgg AATTGCCCTCATGGAAGACCAACAATGAGACACCTGAtcaatttaaatcttatacaaatttaa
- the LOC109603770 gene encoding centrosomal protein 43 → MSDEDIELGTLIGQTLESNGCLAKIKAQLRASVFLALDEDMKVSESQPLLNNKVKTYLNTTDGQTMFCIVREFLEYFNLLYTISVYEPESYLGSAYDYNKQKLLADLGLNENSTVPILLQLIRIAQNKNKNIEINLNLNGNEFEESVKTEINTESSKSISKNVSPNTTFNMSGAQNQSNVENKTFDLSHPSVPLSNHKKEETTRENHDSYEETFDYSNSVPLSNHVDNRGEKLQTVQEITKENDDTYEETSSIGEDSVNSSKSPKITNGKSDKLKLSKARSSLNSLSDLPPLSVNKTRMGDIIPSLHNNKYYKERELDKLFNMDAEYEEDFMCGDLSLSDASHKVESQVDKSFKNTEVKSDSEHSTTKSISENLDYISNATD, encoded by the exons atgTCAGACGAAGACATTGAATTGGGAACTCTGATCGGACAAACGTTGGAATCAAATGGATGTCTCGCAAAAATCAAG GCTCAGCTTCGGGCAAGCGTATTCTTGGCGCTGGACGAAGATATGAAG GTCAGCGAATCGCAGCCCTTACTCAACAACAAAGTGAAAACATACCTGAACACTACAGATGGACaaacaatgttttgtattgtcCGGGAATttctagaatattttaatttattgtacacAATATCTGTTTACGAACCGGAATCATACTTGGGCTCAGCTTATGATTACAACAAGCAAAAATTACTGGCTGATTTGGGCCTGAATGAAAATTCAACAGTTCCTATTTTGCTTCAATTGATCAGAATTGctcaaaacaaaaacaaaaatattgaaatcaaCCTTAATTTAAATGGCAATGAATTTGAGGAAAGTGTTAAGACTGAAATTAATACAGAATCTTCAAAATCAATAAGTAAGAATGTTAGTCCAAACACTACTTTTAATATGAGTGGGGCTCAAAATCAGAGCAATGTTGAGaataaaacttttgatttaagTCATCCTTCTGTTCCACTTTCAAATCATAAGAAAGAAGAAACTACTAGAGAAAATCATGATTCATATGAAGAGACTTTTGATTACAGTAATTCTGTTCCTCTTTCAAACCATGTTGACAATAGAGGGGAAAAACTCCAAACAGTGCAAGAAATCACTAAAGAAAATGATGATACATATGAAGAGACTAGCTCAATTGGGGAAGACAGTGTAAACTCCAGCAAAAGTCCAAAAATCACAAATGGAAAGTCTGATAAATTGAAACTCTCTAAGGCAAGGAGTAGCTTGAACTCATTAAGTGATTTGCCACCTTTGTCAGTGAACAAAACCAGAATGGGTGATATAATTCCATCCTTacacaataacaaatattataaagaaagAGAACTGgataaattgttcaatatgGATGCAGAGTATGAAGAGGATTTTATGTGTGGTGATTTAAGTTTGTCTGATGCAAGCCATAAAGTTGAATCTCAAGtggataaaagttttaaaaatactgaagTTAAATCAGACTCTGAACATAGTACAACTAAATCAATAAGTGAAAATCTAGATTATATTTCTAATGCAACAGATTGA
- the LOC109603766 gene encoding uncharacterized protein LOC109603766: MSKRISIYEEDIVIKPSTELIPDEYEHKLNKNVSFHIFTLPEIKNNLEQICETFKSIGYNVNDDKIHSVDSKIQFEKELEKVRDGSGNGDALFIIFNYYFKENGTINLKNEEYSLINIWTQFTTKNCPGLKNKPKVFVFQLAPYPTHILTDSSVLSTKYELTYDTPSEADMLIIYHTDYNCEDVFLNNLCDNIDQYGKTEDLITLASVTDITPRPLIVSTLTRKFYTTVSADRGHHLVINENTDELLQILEGLDSRLAVLEDTKKKTKKGSFLKSFSLSKESKHKIKPLQELDKKQIVQIKKDNLEKNNTLEKKKNWEKPPMRSRTTSLTTADDFSKKNSLRKTNEKEKKKPWRF; this comes from the exons ATGTCTAAgagaatttcaatttatgaaGAAGACATTGTTATAAAACCATCTACGGAACTAATACCCGACGAATACGAAcacaagttaaataaaaatgttagtttTCACATTTTCACGTTgcctgaaattaaaaataatttggaacAAATTTGTGAAACGTTCAAATCCATCGGTTACAATGTGAATGACGACAAAATTCATAGTGTTGATTCTAAGATACAATTCGAAAAAGAACTGGAGAAAG TGAGGGATGGATCAGGAAATGGTGACGCTTTGTTCatcatattcaattattatttcaaagaaaatgGTACGatcaatttgaaaaatgaagaatacagtttaataaacatttggaCGCAGTTCACAACCAAAAATTGTCCAGGATTGAAAAATAAACCTAAAGTGTTCGTTTTCCAACTTGCACCCTACCCAACTCATATTCTCACAGATTCAAGTGTATTGTCGACAAAATATGAATTGACTTACGATACTCCCTCAGAAGCCGATATGTTGATAATTTACCATACCGATTATAATTGTGAAGACGTTTTCCTAAACAACTTATGTGATAACATTGATCAATATGGCAAAACAGAGGATCTCATAACTTTAGCTTCAGTGACTGATATAACACCCAGACCATTGATTGTTTCTACACTcacaagaaaattttatactacAGTTAGCGCTGATCGAGGACACCATTTAGTAATCAACGAAAACACCGATGAGCTTCTACAAATTTTAGAAGGATTGGATTCCCGTTTGGCTGTTTTAGAGGatacaaagaaaaaaacaaaaaagggtagtttcttaaaaagtttttcctTATCAAAAGAATcgaaacacaaaattaaacctcTCCAAGAATTGGACAAGAAACAAATcgtacaaattaaaaaggacaatttagaaaaaaataatacattagaaaaaaagaaaaattgggAAAAACCTCCTATGAGAAGTAGAACTACTTCATTAACTACAGCTGACGACTTCAGTAAGAAGAATTCCCTTCGAAAAACTAATGAGAAGGAGAAAAAAAAACCTTggagattttaa
- the LOC109603771 gene encoding mitochondrial import inner membrane translocase subunit Tim13, with the protein MDSALSNLTGAQKDELMDQVKQQIAVANAQELLTKMTEKCFKKCISKPGTSLDSSEQKCIAMCMDRYMDSWNLISKAYSMRIQRERHM; encoded by the exons ATGGATTCGGCACTATCGAATTTGACCGGGGCCCAAAAGGACGAGCTCATGGACCAGGTGAAACAGCAAATCGCCGTGGCTAATGCACAAGAACTTTTGACA AAAATGACGGAGAAATGCTTCAAGAAGTGCATATCAAAGCCGGGCACTTCGTTGGACAGCTCGGAACAG AAATGTATTGCTATGTGCATGGACAGATATATGGACTCCTGGAATCTCATTTCGAAAGCGTACAGCATGCGAATCCAGAGGGAAAGGCACatgtaa
- the LOC109603784 gene encoding glutamate-rich WD repeat-containing protein 1 — protein sequence MSSDEEMDMSEGPMETMDEEEAEDTGDGKQEVYLPGKPLDEGEELVCDQSAYVMYHQAQTSAPCLSFDIIRDNLGENRDKYPLSAFIVAGTQAPQTHVNNVIVMRLSNLTKTGEGGDDDEDEDDDDDSDEEDENDSKGPKMAGALIKHQGCVNRIRSTIINEHHIAASWSELGRVNLWNLTEQLQAVDNEQLLNKYTKENRSNSITPLFTFSGHQKEGFAIDWSPTMKGVLATGDCKRDIHIWKPGDKLSEWVVDQRPLVGHTDSVEDLQWSPNEPSVLASCSVDKSIRIWDTRASPSKACMLTADNAHNSDVNVISWNRNEPFILSGGDDGVLNVWDLRKFQSKTPLATFKHHTEPVTTVEWHPSDSAVFASGGADNQIALWDLSVEKDTETQEEDVEDVPPQLLFIHQGQKDIKELHWHPQLPGVIISTAESGFNIFRTISV from the exons ATGTCAAGTGACGAGGAAATGGATATGTCTGAAGGTCCGATGGAAACCATGGACGAGGAGGAAGCAGAGGACACCGGAGATGGAAAACAAGAGGTTTATTTACCCGGTAAACCTCTGGACGAGGGCGAGGAACTCGTATGCGATCAGTCGGCTTATGTGATGTACCATCAGGCACAAACCAGCGCACCTTGCTTAAGTTTCGATATTATAAGGGACAATTTGGGCGAGAACAGGGACAAATATCCGTTGAGTGCCTTTATAGTTGCCGGAACTCAGGCGCCGCAGACGCATGTTAACAATGTTATTGTTATGAGGCTGTCCAATTTAACTAAGACTGGCGAAGGTGGTGATGATGATGAAGATGAAGATGATGATGACGATTCAGATGAGGAGGATGAGAATGATAGTAAAGGGCCTAAAATGGCTGGTGCATTGATTAAACATCAAGGATGTGTGAACAGAATTAGG agtacaataattaatgagCATCATATAGCAGCCTCTTGGAGTGAATTAGGGAGAGTAAATTTGTGGAATTTAACAGAACAATTGCAAGCAGTTGACAATGAACAGTTATTGAACAAATACACTAAAGAAAACAGATCAAATTCTATAACACCACTGTTCACATTCTCTGGACACCAAAAAGAAGGTTTTGCCATTGACTGGAGTCCCACAATGAAAGGG GTTTTGGCAACAGGTGACTGCAAAAGAGATATACATATATGGAAACCAGGTGACAAATTATCAGAGTGGGTGGTTGATCAACGACCATTGGTGGGCCATACTGATTCAGTTGAGGATTTGCAGTGGTCACCAAATGAACCCAGTGTTTTAGCTTCATGTTCAGTTGATAAAAGTATCAGAATATGGGACACAAGAGCTTCACCTAGTAAAGCTTGTATGTTAACTGCTGACAATGCTCATAATAGTGATGTTAATGTTATTAGTTGGAATAGGAATGAACCATTCATTCTTAGTG GTGGAGATGATGGAGTATTAAACGTATGGGATTTGCGCAAATTCCAAAGCAAAACTCCTTTAGCAACATTCAAACACCATACAGAACCAGTGACCACAGTTGAATGGCATCCAAGCGACTCGGCTGTTTTTGCATCCGGCGGTGCTGATAATCAAATAGCACTCTGGGACTTGTCAGTTGAAAAGGACACAGAAACTCAGGAAGAGGATGtagaa GATGTGCCGCCGCAACTTCTTTTCATTCATCAAGGACAAAAGGACATTAAAGAACTACACTGGCATCCACAATTGCCTGGAGTTATAATCAGCACTGCAGAATCTGGGTTTAACATATTCAGAACGATAAgcgtttaa
- the LOC109603767 gene encoding caspase-3 → MDRVVTDARKFSVGTLDENRLAPPRDDIVKTPTNICTDYGKFIERGYQNGNLSYERKGSDPGKLIIFNYEFVNTKKYRAGSRRDVLEIITVFQRLGFNIYMEDIHTDLSSKEVMTVLDEVVTSDLSQSNSLILFFLTHGNEQNFLETTDGEILVEDIYNKFSTCKDLKNKPKMFVFQACKGSGKTTTTGYEIESSIVPANIFKNHIPPDTLLLFSSIEGNVSYRTAYGSWFIQELCKNFHVYGRRDDVTSLVTRTIKCVCGNYYYHDEGEDMYVKQMPLMVSTLKRKFYLNTNKERHILIKISEDLEKIKIKLKNMELNKNIQ, encoded by the exons ATGGATAGAGTAGTAACCGACGCAAGAAAATTCTCTGTTGGAACACTTGATGAGAATAGGTTAGCACCACCCAGAGATGATATAGTGAAAACACCAACTAATATTTGTACAG atTACGGAAAATTCATAGAAAGAGGATATCAAAATGGAAATTTGTCTTATGAAAGAAAAGGAAGCGATCCGGGgaaattgataatattcaaCTATGAATTTGTAAATACTAAGAAATATAGAGCTGGAAGTCGTAGAGATGTCCTGGAAATAATTACTGTCTTTCAAAGATTAGGTTTTAATATCTACATGGAAGACATCCACACCGATTTAAGTAGTAAGGAAGTAATGACAGTTTTAGACGAAG TTGTAACATCTGATTTATCTCAAAGCaacagtttaatattattttttttaacacacggaaatgaacaaaattttttggAGACAACGGATGGTGAGATCTTAGTAGaagatatttacaataaattctcAACTTGTAaagatttgaaaaacaaaCCGAAAATGTTCGTGTTCCAG GCTTGTAAGGGTTCTGGAAAAACTACCACTACAGGatatgaaattgaaagttcAATTGTACCTGCAAACatctttaaaaatcatattcctCCAGATAcactacttttattttcatcaattGAAGGAAATGTATCATATAGGACAGCGTACGGTTCCTGGTTTATTCAAGAGTTATGTAAGAATTTTCACGTATACGGGAGAAGAGACGATGTCACTAGTTTGGTAACTCGTACAATTAAATGTGTTTGtgggaattattattatcatgatGAAGGAGAAGATATGTATGTGAAGCAAATGCCTTTAATGGTTTCCACTCTTAAAagaaagttttatttgaacacGAACAAGGaaagacatattttaataaaaatttccgaagatcttgaaaaaattaaaatcaagttaaaaaatatggaattaaataaaaatatccaataa